The genome window GGCGTGCCGCGTACGCGCAGTGCGCTGTCGACCACCACGCGTCCCTGGGCGTCATGCTCGGCGCCGATGCCGGCGGCGAGCGGATGGGCGCCAAGACCGGTGGTGATAATGGTGGTGGCGCAGGCGATGCGTTCACCGTTGCTCAAGGTCACGGCATCGGCCTCGATGGCGGTGACGCTGGTGGCGAGGCGCACGTCGACGTTGCAGGCCGCGAGCGCGGCTTCGATGTGCGGGCGCGGCTGGGCGCCGAGATCGGGGCCGATCGCGCTTTCGCGTTCGACGAGCACGATGCGCGCTGCCTTGGCTGCCGCTTCGTCACCCTTGCGGCGCAGGTGATGACGCAGCTCCGCCGCGATTTCGATGCCGGAGAAGCCGCCGCCGATGACCACGAAGGTGAGACGGGCGGGGCTATCGGGCCGGGCAAGTATGCGGTCGATGTGGGCCGACAGGGCCTCGGCGCCAGCGTAGGTGTCGATGTCGAGCGCGTGTTCGGTGGCGCCCGGCACCGGCAGGGCGCGCTGCACGCTGCCGGCCGCCAGCACCAGGCGGTCATAGGCCAGGCTGTAGGCGCCGCCGTTGGCGTCGCGCGCGTCGACCTTGCACGCGGTGGTGTCGATGCTGCTGACCTTGGCCAGGCACAATTCGATGCCGAGCGGCCCGAACAGCGGACGCAGCGGCGCGCGCATCGCGGGCGTGAAGGGTTCGTACAGGCGCGGTCGCACCGTCAGGTGGTCGTCGGGCGCGACCAGGGTGATCGATAGCGGGGTACCGGCGCTGTCCGCTTCGCGGGCCGCGACCAGCGCGGCCCACATGCCGGCGAAGCCGCCGCCGATGATGACGAGTTTCTGCATCACTTCTCTCCTTGGTTGATTCTGCGGGTGGCGGCGGCGCTCCTGGCGCGGCCGCTGCGGCGCGCGTCGAACCACGCGCTCACTTCGCGGGGAAACGCCTTGGGCGCCTTGGCATCGACCCGTGCGGCGAGGTCGGCAAGGGTGTGGGTGGCCAGCACTTTGCGCATTTCGCGCTCGGCCTCGACCATTACGGCGTGGATGCTGCACAGGCCGCGCTGAGCCCAGGCCGGCGGTTCGCCGCCGAACACCGCGCAGCTGCCGCGGATCTCGTTGCACTGGAACAAGGGCTTGTCGCCCTCCAGGGCCTCGACGACATTCAGTACGGAGATGTCGGCCGGCGCGCGCGCCAGGCGGTAGCCGCCGCCGGCGCCTTCCAGCGCCTCGACCAGGCCGGCGCGTTTGAGGGTGGCGAAGAGCTTGGCGACATAGGCCGGCGAGATGCCCTGGAACTCGGCCAGTTCCTGGCTGCTGGCGTGCACATCGGCCGCGCACAGCGGTAGCAGGCAGTGCAGGCCATATTCGACGCTGGTGCTGTAGAGGGCCATATATTTACTCGGACTATTTGAGTCCGAGTAAAACTAACACCATCGTGGTGCGGCTGTCACCCTGTAGGTGCGAATGAATTCGCACACAGATGCAAGGCGGATTGTGCGCTTCGTCTATTGCCAGGGCGAAGTGCGAATGAATTCGCACCTACAATGCCGTCCGGTATTCAGCACAGGAAACTCACCCATGCGACGCATCGTCACCGG of Pseudomonadota bacterium contains these proteins:
- a CDS encoding FAD-dependent oxidoreductase, which produces MMQKLVIIGGGFAGMWAALVAAREADSAGTPLSITLVAPDDHLTVRPRLYEPFTPAMRAPLRPLFGPLGIELCLAKVSSIDTTACKVDARDANGGAYSLAYDRLVLAAGSVQRALPVPGATEHALDIDTYAGAEALSAHIDRILARPDSPARLTFVVIGGGFSGIEIAAELRHHLRRKGDEAAAKAARIVLVERESAIGPDLGAQPRPHIEAALAACNVDVRLATSVTAIEADAVTLSNGERIACATTIITTGLGAHPLAAGIGAEHDAQGRVVVDSALRVRGTPKVFAAGDIARAQVDDSHVALMSCQHAVPMGKHAGYNAARELLGLPVREYRQPDYVTCLDLGDFGAVFTTGWERSVAQVGAEVKGLKQMVNTQWIYPPTGDRAALLVASDIDAPWPPEV
- a CDS encoding Rrf2 family transcriptional regulator, producing the protein MALYSTSVEYGLHCLLPLCAADVHASSQELAEFQGISPAYVAKLFATLKRAGLVEALEGAGGGYRLARAPADISVLNVVEALEGDKPLFQCNEIRGSCAVFGGEPPAWAQRGLCSIHAVMVEAEREMRKVLATHTLADLAARVDAKAPKAFPREVSAWFDARRSGRARSAAATRRINQGEK